A DNA window from Mariprofundus aestuarium contains the following coding sequences:
- a CDS encoding RelA/SpoT family protein: protein MSRIFEITEQVASYAPKADLDLINRAYVFAAHAHAGQVRNSGEPYIVHPLAVADILASLGMDESTIITALLHDTVEDTSVSLEEVAHHFGEDVARLVDGVTKIGQIHFNSKEHKQAENFRKMILATAKDLRVLIVKLADRLHNMRTLGFMRDEKRKAIAAETIEIYAPLAHRLGIHWIKQEMEDLGFSYLESDAYKSLLGEMAGRLEGLNHTRERLESIIQEALQRQGLKARVQGRMKHLYSIYEKMQRKHVDFDEIFDLVAFRVIVDDMQTCYQALGVVHSLYRPVPGRFKDYIALPKPNGYQSLHTTVIGPENFRIEVQVRTEAMHSYAEDGVAAHWAYKEGANKASGEGESFKWLKQLTELLQDAENPSEFLENVRLDLFVQEVYVFSRDGDIFPLPRGARPLDFAYSVHTDIGHHCIGVRINGEMADFSTRLRNGDSIEIMTSPDQTPSRQWLQYVKTPRARHSIRQWFRRQERGTCIRMGEKILKESIGKKDLGKDVLKRLECADMEVLKVHLGRGDIPIHTLLDAVDQEQRKLPLKLKGFKRSQMQPAECCHPIPGDPVLGQFSSGSGMILHHRKCTEVSDMENKDWLEVEWAAQPGQLFQTGIEVRAHNERGMLAMVTKSIADASSGIEDMRLKQRGGEMTELLLLVEVEDRKHLAAVLRSLRSIEGVASVSRRNQVGLGENKKSSSRALGETLRDFFSRKSSTTNR from the coding sequence GTGAGTCGCATATTTGAAATTACAGAACAAGTTGCATCGTATGCTCCGAAGGCCGATCTTGATCTAATCAATCGCGCCTATGTTTTTGCTGCCCATGCCCATGCCGGGCAGGTGCGCAATTCCGGTGAACCATATATTGTCCACCCACTTGCCGTAGCCGATATTCTTGCCAGCCTTGGCATGGATGAATCGACTATAATCACAGCACTGCTTCATGATACCGTCGAGGATACCAGTGTATCGCTGGAGGAGGTGGCACATCATTTCGGTGAGGATGTGGCACGGCTGGTTGATGGTGTCACCAAGATCGGCCAGATCCACTTCAACTCAAAGGAACACAAGCAGGCTGAAAATTTCCGTAAAATGATCCTGGCTACGGCCAAGGATCTACGTGTGCTGATCGTGAAGCTTGCCGACCGGTTGCACAACATGCGCACGCTTGGCTTTATGCGTGATGAGAAACGCAAGGCGATTGCTGCGGAGACGATCGAGATTTATGCGCCGCTGGCACACCGTCTCGGTATCCACTGGATCAAGCAGGAGATGGAAGACCTCGGTTTCTCCTACCTTGAGAGCGATGCCTATAAGTCACTGCTAGGTGAGATGGCTGGGCGACTTGAGGGACTCAACCATACCCGTGAAAGGCTTGAGAGCATTATTCAGGAGGCGTTGCAACGGCAGGGGTTAAAAGCCCGTGTTCAGGGCCGTATGAAACATCTCTACAGCATCTATGAGAAGATGCAGCGCAAGCATGTTGATTTTGATGAGATTTTCGATCTGGTGGCGTTCCGCGTCATTGTGGATGATATGCAGACCTGTTATCAGGCGCTGGGCGTTGTGCACAGCCTCTATCGCCCGGTTCCGGGCCGCTTCAAGGATTACATCGCTCTGCCCAAACCCAATGGTTATCAGTCACTGCATACGACCGTGATCGGGCCTGAGAATTTTCGTATTGAGGTGCAGGTTCGCACCGAGGCGATGCACTCCTATGCCGAGGATGGCGTTGCCGCTCACTGGGCCTATAAAGAGGGGGCTAATAAGGCAAGCGGAGAGGGCGAGAGCTTCAAGTGGCTCAAGCAGTTGACCGAGCTGTTGCAGGATGCTGAGAACCCGAGTGAATTTCTGGAGAATGTGCGCCTCGACCTGTTTGTGCAGGAGGTGTACGTATTCAGTCGCGATGGCGATATCTTCCCGTTGCCGCGTGGGGCAAGGCCGCTCGACTTCGCCTATTCGGTACATACCGATATTGGTCACCACTGCATCGGCGTACGCATTAACGGTGAAATGGCAGATTTCTCGACCCGCCTTAGAAATGGCGATTCGATCGAGATTATGACCAGCCCTGACCAGACTCCAAGCCGACAGTGGCTACAGTATGTCAAAACGCCACGTGCGCGCCATTCGATCCGGCAGTGGTTCAGAAGGCAGGAGCGTGGAACCTGCATCCGCATGGGCGAAAAGATTCTTAAGGAGTCGATTGGCAAAAAAGATTTAGGCAAGGATGTTCTGAAACGTCTGGAATGTGCTGATATGGAGGTCTTGAAAGTTCATCTTGGCCGTGGCGATATTCCGATTCATACACTGCTGGATGCAGTGGATCAGGAGCAACGCAAGCTTCCATTAAAGTTGAAGGGCTTCAAGCGTTCACAGATGCAGCCTGCCGAATGCTGTCATCCAATTCCAGGCGATCCGGTACTCGGGCAGTTCAGCTCTGGTTCAGGTATGATTCTGCATCATCGGAAGTGCACTGAAGTTTCCGATATGGAAAACAAGGACTGGCTCGAAGTGGAGTGGGCGGCACAACCGGGCCAGCTGTTTCAGACTGGCATAGAGGTGCGTGCCCATAATGAACGCGGCATGCTGGCAATGGTGACCAAGAGTATTGCTGATGCCTCCTCGGGTATTGAAGACATGAGGTTGAAACAGCGCGGCGGTGAGATGACGGAGCTCCTGCTTCTTGTTGAGGTGGAGGACCGTAAGCATCTGGCAGCAGTGCTGCGCTCACTCCGATCGATAGAAGGGGTCGCTAGCGTAAGTCGTCGCAATCAGGTGGGGCTGGGTGAAAATAAGAAGAGTTCATCACGTGCCCTTGGTGAAACGCTGCGTGACTTCTTCAGCAGAAAATCATCTACAACAAACAGATAA
- a CDS encoding RidA family protein encodes MSSIEIIQSDSAPKAVGPYSQAVLFGGVLYASGQIGLDPEAGKLVSDDVESQARQVTKNLSAVLSEAGASLSDILKVNIFLTDMGDFPRVNEIYAAWLGEHRPARATVAVAALPLGAKVEMDLIARIG; translated from the coding sequence ATGAGTTCAATCGAAATTATCCAATCGGACAGCGCTCCAAAAGCAGTGGGCCCTTATTCACAGGCTGTACTCTTCGGTGGGGTGCTCTATGCATCAGGCCAGATCGGGCTTGATCCTGAGGCAGGAAAACTGGTGAGTGACGATGTCGAGTCACAGGCGAGACAGGTAACTAAAAACCTGTCTGCAGTGTTGAGTGAGGCGGGAGCATCACTCAGTGATATTCTCAAGGTGAATATCTTCCTTACCGATATGGGAGATTTCCCGAGGGTAAATGAGATTTATGCAGCTTGGCTTGGTGAGCATCGTCCGGCCCGGGCTACTGTGGCGGTTGCTGCATTGCCGCTGGGGGCGAAAGTGGAGATGGATCTGATTGCTAGAATCGGTTGA
- the rpmB gene encoding 50S ribosomal protein L28 has protein sequence MAKRCEVCGKGPMAGNNVSHAHNATRRRFLPNLMQVRAVVEGQPRRVKVCASCLRSGKIEKAA, from the coding sequence ATGGCAAAGCGTTGTGAAGTATGTGGAAAAGGTCCAATGGCCGGCAATAATGTCAGTCATGCGCATAATGCGACTCGTCGTCGTTTTCTGCCTAACCTGATGCAGGTACGTGCTGTTGTAGAAGGTCAGCCCCGCAGGGTTAAGGTTTGCGCAAGCTGCCTGCGCTCCGGCAAGATCGAAAAAGCCGCCTGA
- a CDS encoding ATP-dependent DNA helicase RecG, translating into MYEILAQPLTRINGVGATLEKRLMARGITCLGDLLLHLPKEYVDDRHVALIAQLQEGVSSRIVGRVVSKQARGFGRNRQVIIRLADESGQISLNYFHSGYMMTDARLSEGREISVRGVAERWNGYWQMSHPEWCVSESFHPGFQPVYASLAGLGGKRLGTMIRQLLSILPASACSPLDGLLSEQFHLPSLLQVFKQIHHPDELGRDALEQAVGRLKSEEIIVYLHLMRQKKQAAVCPAVALDNEDKSRALLNALPFPLTDAQTSACHDIAIDLESGNRMHRLLQGDVGSGKTWVAALAMARAAGNGAQAALLAPTEVLANQHAETLQELFEPLGLEVALLTGSTRAKARREMLKRLASGELKLIVGTHALLTEDVQFEHLALALVDEQHRFGVRQRWALTEKKNENNGAVHLLGMTATPIPRSLALALYGDMDLSIMRGMPPGRLPVETRVISAEKMKPLADGMQRILDVEGRIYWIVPRIDEDEDGVSVDQRVELLKGYFPAANVIGLHGRMKSKDKNSALDAFSSGACKILVSTTVVEVGVNVPEARLIVIEQSESYGLAQLHQLRGRVGRSEKQGYCMLVAGEKASEASMVRLKKMVNTHDGLELAEADLAIRGGGDAVGTRQHGEAGFRLLDISEDAVLIRQWHESLPDFTPDEAMQRFWRPFAESTD; encoded by the coding sequence ATGTACGAAATTCTGGCCCAGCCGCTGACGCGCATCAATGGTGTAGGTGCCACACTTGAAAAGCGCCTAATGGCTCGTGGCATCACCTGTCTTGGCGATCTGCTACTGCATCTGCCCAAGGAGTATGTCGATGATCGCCATGTCGCTCTCATTGCCCAGTTGCAGGAGGGGGTGAGTTCGCGAATTGTCGGTCGTGTTGTCAGTAAACAGGCGCGTGGGTTTGGTCGCAACCGGCAGGTAATCATCAGGCTGGCGGATGAATCCGGCCAGATTTCCCTGAACTATTTCCATTCCGGTTATATGATGACCGATGCTCGCCTCTCTGAAGGGCGTGAGATATCCGTGCGCGGTGTGGCTGAGCGCTGGAATGGCTATTGGCAGATGAGTCATCCCGAATGGTGTGTGAGCGAATCATTTCATCCGGGCTTTCAGCCGGTTTATGCGAGCCTTGCAGGACTTGGTGGCAAACGGCTCGGCACCATGATCCGGCAGCTGCTCTCGATATTGCCTGCTTCGGCATGCAGTCCACTTGATGGACTTCTATCTGAGCAGTTTCATCTCCCCTCACTTTTGCAGGTATTCAAGCAGATTCACCATCCGGACGAACTCGGGCGCGACGCCCTGGAGCAGGCGGTGGGGCGGCTGAAGAGCGAAGAGATTATTGTTTACCTGCATCTGATGCGGCAGAAGAAACAGGCTGCGGTCTGTCCGGCTGTTGCCTTGGACAACGAGGATAAGAGCAGGGCGCTGCTGAACGCTTTGCCTTTTCCGCTTACCGATGCGCAAACCTCCGCCTGCCACGATATCGCTATCGATCTTGAGTCTGGAAACCGCATGCACCGCCTGTTGCAGGGTGATGTGGGGTCGGGAAAGACCTGGGTTGCGGCACTTGCCATGGCTAGGGCCGCAGGAAACGGGGCACAGGCTGCACTTCTGGCCCCAACTGAGGTGTTGGCCAATCAGCATGCCGAAACGCTGCAGGAGCTGTTTGAGCCGCTTGGGCTGGAGGTCGCGCTGCTTACCGGCAGCACCAGAGCCAAAGCACGCCGGGAGATGCTCAAGAGGCTGGCAAGTGGAGAGCTGAAGCTGATTGTCGGCACCCATGCGCTGCTGACTGAGGATGTGCAGTTTGAACATCTGGCGCTGGCGCTGGTGGATGAACAGCACCGCTTCGGTGTGCGTCAGCGTTGGGCTCTGACCGAAAAGAAGAATGAGAACAATGGTGCAGTTCACCTGCTTGGTATGACTGCTACACCGATTCCACGCTCCCTTGCATTGGCGCTCTACGGCGATATGGACCTCTCCATCATGCGTGGTATGCCGCCGGGCAGACTTCCTGTTGAGACGCGTGTGATCTCAGCAGAGAAGATGAAGCCGCTGGCTGATGGCATGCAGCGCATTCTCGATGTCGAGGGGCGCATCTACTGGATTGTACCACGTATCGATGAAGATGAAGATGGTGTGTCGGTTGATCAGCGTGTTGAGCTGCTAAAAGGGTATTTCCCCGCAGCCAATGTAATCGGCTTGCATGGCCGGATGAAATCAAAAGATAAAAACAGTGCACTGGATGCATTTAGTTCGGGAGCATGCAAAATACTTGTCTCCACCACCGTGGTGGAGGTGGGTGTGAATGTGCCTGAAGCGCGCCTGATCGTGATCGAGCAGTCCGAATCCTACGGACTGGCGCAGCTGCATCAGCTCAGGGGGCGGGTAGGGCGCTCTGAGAAGCAGGGTTACTGCATGCTGGTTGCAGGGGAGAAGGCTAGCGAGGCCTCGATGGTGCGATTGAAGAAGATGGTGAACACCCACGATGGTCTGGAGCTGGCAGAGGCCGACCTGGCTATTCGTGGTGGTGGAGATGCAGTTGGTACCCGCCAACAC